A region of the Elusimicrobiota bacterium genome:
GGTGGGCCTCAGCGGCGCGCACATAGCGCGCGCCGTAGGCCCCGGCGTTATCGAGACAAGAGTTCATAAGTGAAAAGCTCAAACCAGACCGATGCCACCGTCTATTGGGGAAGCCTGATTACCATTATTGGCGCGATGACTTTCTCCACCATCGTAATCGTCCTTCATGTTGTCCAGCGAGCAGATCCCTTCCAGCGACTGATAAGTGAATTGGCATTGCATGATTTTGGTGGAGCGATGCTAGTCGCCTTCTGTGGGCTTGGTGCGAGCTTTTTCGGCCTTCAAGTGGCAATCTCGCGGCTCGAAGCAGCAATCGTTCTGCGAGGTCTTCTAGTTGTGGCAGGGTTGGCCTTTTTGTTGGCTGGAATGGTAACCCTTGCGGCAAGAACGGACATTCACATCGGGAGCGTGGCCATCGCCTTCGTGGCATCAGTGGCAGCCATGTATTGCTTTCCTTCCGCCGGGGGACGAGCAGCGGAAGTAGCTCCTCGGTATCTTTCATGGCCTCTCGCGGCCGGAGTTGTGGCAGGAATATTATTGGGGTTATCCGTGTTGCCCGTTGGCCTAGGGCAAAGAATTGCGGCTCTGTGCCTAGCGTGCTGGCTGGCAATCACTGGTTGGCGGCTTAGAAATGCTCGATAACATCGGCTTCGGCGGCCGCGCGCAAGTGCGCGGAACGCCCACGTGGGGTCGGCCTCAGCGGCACGCGCATAGCGCGCGCCGCCGAGCCCGGCGTTATGCGGATTGACATGTTTAAGTTCAGTGGCGCCTTGTTTTGGCTTGGCGCCTCCCTTCTGGCAATCTCAGGGTGCGCTCCCGCACAGCGAAAGTCTTCGTCGGTGGGGGCTGCTCCCAGAGCAGCGCCAATCATGGGAACTGGTAAGGCCGGAATCGAGTGGGTGACCATCCCAGGCGGGAGCTTCATCATGGGCTCGAATCAATGGGCCAATATGAAATTTTTCCCAAGCACTACACCTCGGCACAAAGTGACGATCAAGGCCTTTCAAATGGCGAAGTCCACAGTAACCAACAAACAGTACCGCGCGTGCGTCCAGGCTGGCGTCTGCACTCCGCCACATATCTTGCTCAGCAAAATCATCCCAGAGGAGGGCTTAAGCCTCTATTACGACGATCGATCCTACTTTGAGGGCGATGATCAGCCAGTAGTTGGCATCGACTGGAACCAAGCCAAGACCTTTTCGGAATGGGTCGGCGGTCGGCTTCCCAGCGAGGCTGAGTGGGAATACGCCGCGCGCAGCGCCGGCAAGGAATGGAAGTTCCCCTGGGGCGATGCGGGGGCGACTTGCAGGACAGCTGTCATGGAGGGTTGTGTTGGCAGAGGGACAAAGCCCGTCTGTTCAACGCCAGCGGGAAACACTACCCAGGGACTCTGCGACATGGCAGGGAATGTCGTCCAGTGGGTGCAGGATCTATACCATCAATCCTACGCGGGACAGCCGACCGATGGGACAGCATGGGAGTTTTCAGAAGGCCCGAATCAGAACGACCGTGTTATTCGTGGAAGTTCGTGGCATTCGGAAGTCTATCTTTCCGGCCACCGTTTTCTTGGCGACCCCGCTGATCAAGGTCCTGCCCTAGGCTTCCGGCCCGCGAGGTCACCTTGAGCTCGCTTATTGGGGGAAGAACACGCATAACATTCGGCGCTGCGGGCGCGCGCACATGCGGAGCGCCAAGGTGGGGTTGGCCAATGCGGCGCGCACATAGCGCGCGCCGCAGACCGTCGCGTTATCCAGCATGAGAGTGAAAATGCGATTCTTATTTTGGGGCAGTATTTTTGTGCAGGCCTTCATGCCATCACGATGTTGTGCGCAACTCACGCAAGCAAACATCGACAAAGAGTTTTTCTTGATTCTCCCTTCGAGCATGACGGTCCATATCCATGATGCGCCAAAGTGGCTTAAGCTTCTTGATCAATATGTAAGGAAGACGCATCCATCACTGTGGAATCCAAAAACAACCTTCAGATGGTCCTCAACGATTGGCCATTTGGAACAGAATGAAGGTGGAGAGAATCGGTTTTCCCCAGGTCGACTGCCCGGCCATGGACAGATCGTCGTGGAGAACAGTCAAACGAAAGGGAAGGCTGTAATTGAAGTGGCAGTCCTTCCGCTTGATGGTGCTGATGCTCGCTTCGGTCGGCGGGTCGATATGCAACCAGGGGGGCACGACCTTCTATTCATTTTTCCGGCACTTTGTGAAGCCGTTAGGTCGCCGTGTGGCATTGAGTATGCGAAAGTCTCGCCCATTAAGAAACCTAGGCCGAATCTTCAGGGGGTCGCCCCAAAAGATAGGCTGGATGAGATTGCCAGACACGAGAATCGGCGGATTGATGTAGCTTTCCAGCATGTCAGGCCACAGACGGTTCTCGACGCAATTTCTACACAGTCTCCGGACTATCGATGGCTTCGTCAGGGGGGTGTGATTGATCTTATTCCCAAACCTGGGAAGGGTTGGGAGACAAAGGGAGACAGTATCCTTGACAGACAATTTAAGGGACCGCTATCAATGCCGGGCACCACTGCCTCGAAAGCCATGGAATTGCTAATGGAAGCAGTTGGCAGAGAGATGGGCATCAACATTAGCAGTGCACATGCAGCTTTGGGACCTGCAGCGCCTTCCCCGGGACTCGAGAGACCTGAACCGACCATTTCAATAACACTTTCCAATTGTGTCCTTCGAGAATGTTTGAACGAAATTGCCCGGGCCGATGGCCAGGCCATATGGCATTTCGGGCCGCTGCTGCCAAGTGGGTATGCATATAGGCTATCGCGCTGGGGCCGGAACTAAGGGACGAAACGGCATGAATCTGGATAACACGGGCTTCGACGGGCGCGCCTCAATGAGGTACACTCATAGCGGCGGCGCGCGCCGTCGAGCCTGGCGTTGGGCTGAAGTGCGAACGAAGAGCCAGGAATGATTTCTTCGAAAATGATAACGGCGCTGGACATTAGTGCCGCTTGCCTCGTCGCCATCGCTCTTTATTTTGCATGGCGATTCATAAGGCAAAAGCCGATGGGGAAATCCTGGACAATTAGGTTATCCATCGCTTCCGGAGCCTATAACCTCCTTTGGTGGCTGAGCATCTCCCGGCTCCTGCCTCGGGAGACGGCGCTCAAGACTAATCCGATTCACTCCATCTTCTTGCGAATCCCACCTCCGGTTGTCGAGAGACCCTTACAGCTACTGCACATCACCTGCTCTCACATCTGGGACATCCTCTTGCTGGAAATCATGATCGTTCTCGTCGCAACGGGAGTTTCGGCATTGGCCGGCGCGTGCGTTGGAGCGATTGTCGATCTTGGCTTCAGATTCCGCATACCAAAAGCTTGAAATGACTCAGCCCAACATTGGGTTTTGCTGTCGCGCGCAAGCGCGGAACACCAAAGTGGGGGCAGCCTTTGCGGCCCGCGCATAGCGCGCGCCGCAAACCCTCGCGTTGGGCCGACCACCAATCTTGATTAGACTTTTTGACTCGCCGGACGAGAGTTGCGATGGGCAGTGAATAGCGATGGAACAAATATATCTGGATCAGTTGAAAATAAGACTGTTCTTCGATTTGCATCATCGCGCCATCTTCGGAGCGGTGATAATGGCGGGCTGCTTCTACTATTTAGGAGCAGCCATCAAGCATTACAAATCTAAAGCGACTACCGCATCACGGCGGATGTTGGTTTGGGCTATTGTCGCGATAACGGCTAACTCGATTTGGCTATTTCTTGGCACCTCAGGTCTGTTCGCATCCTTCTGTTGCACAAAATTTCCTTTCTATATGACGATAGTAGTATGTCTCGGTATCATCATATTTGCCAGCTTGTGCCTTTGCGAAAAATATAGGAGTTCGATCACGAAGCAATCGGTGCCAACGGCGCGAACTCAATGAGGACCGAAAGACAAAGTATCCGCGTCCCAACATTCGGCTCTGCGGGCGCGCGCAGTTGCGGCGCAAAGTGGGGTTGGCCAATGCGACGCGCACATAGCGCGCGCCGCAGGCCGTCGCGTTGTGCCGATTTATTTATTTTGGAGGACCGGTGACCACTCGATCTAACTGCAGCTGTGGATTCCCAGCAAAATGGGCAGCCGACCCAAATATGCCCATTGCATTTGACCAGAAGCTCAACGAATTTCAGCTCCAAAATCGTAGCGGAGGTCATTGGCCCATCAGGTATTGTCCTTTGTGCGGAGGCACCCTGGCGGAATCAAAGCGGAAAGAAGAGGCTCCCCAGATTGATGAACGCGAGATGGCAGAAGTCCGCGCCCTCTTCCAGCGCAATATCCGTACAGCAGTTCAGATGAAAGAAATTCTTGGTGATCCGGACCATATCAAGGAGCGGGACAACGACCCCTATGTAAGTCAGCAATTCGTACGCTGGTATGAGTATTTCAAGCGGTGGCGCACAATCTGTCTGACCTTCGCGGAAATGCAAGATGGTAAACTCGAAATGTCGTTCCAGGGCAAGACCACGGAGTGATAGTTGGGACGGCACAACATCGGCTTCGGCGGTCGCGCGCAAATCTGTGGAGCGCCAACGTGGGGTCGGCCTCAGCGGCACGCGCATAGCGCGCGCCGCCGAGCCCGGCGTTGTGCAGTGCTAGAAAAGGACTGACATGCAGGCATTGGCCCTTTGCATCCTCTTCGCAACCTGGATCCTTCCGATAGCGTTGGTCTTTCTTCTAAAACACCCCGCTCGTCACGGCGTCATTGCTGTGGCCACTTACGGGTTAACAATGGCAGCCGTCTTGGTCCCAGCAGGAATTTACTTCGCGGCCAATGGCGGAGGTGCCTATCTCACTGCTCCGACATTATTTTCAGGCGTGGGTTTTCTAGTGGCATCCCTGGGCCTGCTACTGGCCCCGACCAACATCTTTCGCCTCTTATTCTGCATTGCGCCCATTGGCATCTTTTGGTATTGTGGCGCGGGCTTCTGGGCTATGGGAATTCGTGCGGTAATCCACATGGACGTACCAAATAGGTTGCTGCTCGGGCCCATGATTTTCGCCCCACTCTCAGGAATGATCTTTCTGAACCTCGAGTCGACAAGGAAACACCTTCGAGGGAACAAATGAAGGCAGCAAGGACCGACGAGGGCCTGCACAACATCGGCTTCGCCGGTCGCGCGCAAGCGCGGAACCCAACGTGGGGCTGGCCTCAGCGGCACGCGCATAGCGCGCGCCGTCGAGCCCAGCGTTCGGCCGCACAAATGAGGCAGCCAAAAAGTTCATGAGAAGATTTCGCGTTGTGGGGCTCTTCTTGGCGGTTTTGGTCCCGTTACTGATTTTCTTGACATACAAAGGAGCGCCAGTCGCTATTGACCATCGCAATCCCAAGTCGGTGCTTCGCGGCTATTTTGACGCATGGGGACGTAATGATTGGAAGCGTCAGGCTTCATTGATGGACGCGAAATACAGCAACATGGTCGAGGAACCCGTATATATCCTCCATCCTCTTTGGATAAGGTGTCTCAGCTCAACAGCCAACGAGACTGAATTCAGTGTCATCTTCTTCATTGATATGGCAGGCCAGGGTTTGAGCATGGAGTCAGGCCTGTATTCATGGACATATACTCTGACCTGGGACAAGAATAAGGAATCCTGGCTAATCACGAGCTATGGCATGGGTTGAGCCAGTTCCAGCAAAGGAACGTCGGCCGAACATCGGCTTCGCCGGCCGCGCGCAAATGCGCGGAATGCCAACGTGCGGCCTGGCTCTGCGGCACGCGCATCGCGCGCGCCGCAAACCCCAACGTTATGCGCCGAGATAGTTTCTTTCAAGACAACAGGTGATGAATGGCAAGCCGACACATTGATCTGGCCCGACTGGGCTGGAATGAGTGGTTCAAAAAAAGGGCGAAATGCGAGCCTGCGGATACTATCGCTCGGGTTGCTGCGGTCGATCGCGACTTGTTGTTGCTCATGAATCAAACCGGGGCCTTCCGGGCAAAATTGGCAGGCAGTTATCTATACCGACACCACCTGTCGCAGGAACTCCCGTGTGTCGGTGACTGGGTGTGTGTAGAAAAACACCCGGCTGACGATTTCGGGTTGGTCCATATGCTCCTGGAGCGAAGGACTGCTCTGCGCAGAAAGTCAGCGGGAGCCTCAGTCGGATATCAGATGATCGCGGCTAACATAGATCACGTGATCATCGTTCAGTCATGCCACTATGACTTCAACCTCAAGCGACTAGAGCGCTATCTCGTCATGGTGAGAGATGGCGGGGCAGATCCCTATGTCCTACTCACCAAAACGGACTTGGTCGAGCCCCAAGTCCTAGCATCCCAGCTAGCGGAGCTCCGCGCCGCGGGTGTCACGGCGCCGGCGCTGACCCTGAGCAACGTCACGCGAGAGGGCATTGACGAGCTCAAACGGACGCTGCTCCCCTCGAAGACGTATTGCTTTGTCGGATCATCCGGGGTCGGCAAGAGCACTCTCATCAACCGACTCATCGGCCAAGAAAAGCTCCAGACAAAAGGCGTCAGCGGAACGGGCGAGGGAAGGCATACCACCGTCCGCCGGGAATTGATCATCCTCGAGAGTGGCGCCATGGTCATCGACAACCCCGGCATGCGTGAGTTCGGGATCCTGGGGGCCGAAAGCGGGATAGACGGCAGCTTCCCCGACATCATCGGGTTCGCCTCTGGTTGCCGCTACAGGAATTGCAGTCATACAGGCGAGCCCGGCTGCGCTGTACTTGAAGCGATAGATTCAGGCGCTCTTAGCCAAGAGCACTATGACAATTACATCAAGCTCAGGGAAGAGTCCGAGTTCCATCAAATGTCATATGTCGAGAAGAGAAGGAAAGATCGTGACTTTGGAAGATACATCAAGTCCGCCAAGAAGGATCTCAAAAATCAGTAGGACACTTGCGCCGCGCATCAACATTCGCATGGGCCGCCCGTTTCTAAAAAACGGAAAGACGCCAGCCAGACAGCATCTGCCGTCCAGACACTCCGTGTCTGGACGGTTGCGCCCCAGACCTGCTGCGCATGTCCGGGGCGCTCGGAGAAAGGAGCTTACGCCTTCCTGACCAGCCGGCGCTCCTCATCGACCAGGAGCCGGACCGTCCTGCCGCCCGGCACAGCCGGCCCATAGCCCTGCGCGAGTTCATCGGAAGTCAGCCGCTGGCTTTCGTGAAGAGGGAACAGCCCCCATTGCCAGGCGGCTTCGACGCCGTGCGGCATCCCGTCCGAGCCGAGCAGGAGGTCGCGCCCAGGGACGAACCCCATGCGGTCTATGAGCATGCGGAAGGGATTGAGACTGCGCAAAAGCGCGGGCGGCAGGCGGTCCGCGTAGTCCCGGCTCTCCACGCTGAAGTTCGGCTGCATGCACAGCGCCAACCCGAGCTCCTTGGCCCTGCGGGCCTGAGCTTCGATGATGAACTGCACATGCTCCAGCCGCACGGACGGCAAGCGCAGGCCGTCCCGGTCGAGCCGCTCCAAGGCGGCGAGCGCCTGCTCGATGGCCCGTCCGCCGATGGCGTGGATGGCGACCGGCTTGCCCAAGCGCGCGAGGCCGGCCAGCCGCTCCTGGAGCGCCTCGTCGGAATGAAGCAGCGTCCCGAGCCCCCCCTGCAAGTAGGGCTCGCTGAGCGCCGCGGTATGCAGCGCCAAGGCGCCGTCCAAGAAGAGCTTGAAGCCTGCCACGGCCTGCCGGGCCCGCGGGCTGAAGCCCTGGAACGCGCCCGGATCGGCCCAGCAAGGCAGGTCCTTGCCCCAGGGGGAGGCCCGGATGACGTCCAGGGAGCGCTCATCGAGGATGAGCATGTCCTCGGCCAGACCCACGCCCAGGCCGGCGAGGCGCTCCATGAAGGCGGCCAGCTTCTCCGGGTCGAGCCCGGCCAGGCGGCCGTAAAGGGAGAGGACCGCGGCCAGGTTGAGCTCGCACCACCGCGGGTCCGCATGCCTCTCCACAAGCTCCGGGTCGCTCCGCCGCAGGCGGTCTTTCGCCCGGTCGGAAAGGAGCATGCCGTGCAGGCTGTAGTTGACGATCACGACTGGCGGCAGGGAGGCGAGCTCCTCGGGGGTGAAGGTCACGCGGGCGCTGTACCAGCCGACCACGATCGAGAGCCCATCCCGCGGCAGGCCGCGCAGCAGGAGCAAGGCCTCGTCCTGCGGCAGGCCGAGGATGCTGGGACAGTCACCCAGCGCCGCGTAGATGGAGACATGGGAATGGCGGTCGCGCAGCGGGGGCAGTGAGAGGGTTCGGCTCACGACTGCAATCATACCAAGATAGCGCGCGGTCCATTTGTTAGAATAACGCTCGATGACTCAGGCCGCCAAGATCCTGGAGCTGGGCTGCGGCGCCAACAAGACGCCCGGCGCCGTGGGCGTAGACCGCGTGGCCGGCCCGGGCGTGGACGTGGTCCACGATCTCAGGCGCCTGCCCTGGCCCTTCCCGGACAGCTCATTCGACGAGCTCCGGCTCTCCCACGTCCTAGAGCACCTCGACGATGTCCTGGGCGCCATGGAGGAGATCCACCGCATCGCCCGCCCGGACGCCCAGGTCCTCATCTGGACCCCCCATTACTCGTCCATGAACTCCTGGACCGACCCCACGCACTGCGTGCACATGGGCCTTCATCCCATGGACCTGTTCACCAAGGACGCGCGCTACGATTACACGAGCGCGCGCTTCGCCGTCCTGGAGAAACGCATCACCTTCGGCCTGGGGCTGCTGTGCCTGCCCGGCAAGCTCATCAACGCCTGGTCCCCGGACGCCTTCGAGAAGTACTTCGCCTTCATGTTCCCGGCCCGGGACCTGTTCTTCCGGCTGCAGGTCCTCAAGTAGCCCGGCTCATCGGGAATAGAGCTTCTCGTAGCTCTCGGCGACCCGCTCCAATGAGAAGTCCCGGGCCGCTTTCTCCCGGGCGGCCGCGCCCAGGCGTCCCGCCAGGCCCGGCTCGGCGAGGAACCTCCCGAGCTTGTCGGCCAGCTCGTCAGCGTCCTGGGGAGCGAAGAGCAGCCCGGTCTTGCCTTCCTCGACCGCCTCGGCCGTCCCCCCCACCCGGCTGCCCAGCACGGCCAGCCCCGAGGCCATGGCCTCCAGGAGGGCGTTGGAAAGCCCCTCGGAGACGGAGGGGAGGACGAAGACGTCCGCGGCCGCGTAAGCCTCCGCGATCCGCTCCATGGAGGCAAGCACGAAGATGCGCCCCGCCAGCGGGCTGGCCCGCGCGAGCGTCCGAAGCTCTTCGCCTTCGAGCCCGTCTCCCACCAGCGCCGCGAAGCCCGGCCGGTCCGCCGCGGCTCGGCACCAAGCCGACAGGAACCGGCCCAACTGCTTCTCCGGCGCGAGCCTGCCCACATAGAGGAAGCCCAGGCCTTCGGGCCAGCCCAGCTTGCGCCGCAGAGCCCGCTTCTCATCGGCCGAGACCGGACGGTAGCGGGCCGTGTCCACGCCGTTGGGCTGGACCTGGACCGGCACCGGCCCGAGGAACTGCGCGCATTCCTGGGCCAAGCCCTCGGTCACAGCCGCGAACTGCGGCTTGAGCCAGGAGAGCAGGCGCAGCTTCAAGCGCCCCCCGACCGTCCTGTCCGAGGTGGCGAGCTCGCCGATGCCGCGGCCGCCGCCGAGCTTGATGATGACGCGCTTGCCCAAAAGACGGCCGGCCAACGCCGCGGGCAGAGCCGGGGAGCCGGCGAGGTGGACGTGCACGGCGGAATACTCGCGGGCCCCGGTCCAGAGCCGGAGCCAGAGGGACGCCATGAAGGTCAGCGCGTTGAGGAAGCCTCCCCCGGCGCACCAGAGGCGCTCCACCGGGACGCCACGGACCTCCTCGTAGGCGGCCAGGCCGGGCAGCCGCCGGGTCAGGACCCGGACCCGGACGCCGCGAGCGAGCAAGGCGACCGAGAGCTCCAGGGCCTGCTTCTCCGCCCCCCCCACATAGGGATGGAAGCCGGCGCTGATCATCCAGACCGACAGACCGGGCAGGGTGGCCACAGCCTCAGCTCAGTTGGGCCGGAAGAACTCGGCCGCCACGCGGTCCCACTGGGTGTCGCCAAGCTGCGCCAGCTCGCCGACATGGAGGGCCCCATCCTGATATTCGTCAGTGCCGCCCTGCGGAGCCAATTCTCCCATGAGCTTGCGGAACCGCTCCAGGTCGTCCTGGTACAAGGCCACGGCCGACTTGCCGATGCGGAGCTCGGGCACTTCGACGTCGAGGTTGTCGGCGTCGATGACGCAGATCCAGTTGCGCTGGTAGGGCGTCAGGTCGAGCGCCTCGCAGTCCTCGCTCAGAGCCGGGTTGACCTTGACCACCTGCCCGCTGACCGGGGCGTAGAACTGTGCCCGGCGGCCTTTCTGGCGGAGGCTGAACAGCGGCTGGCCGGCTTTGACCGTCATGCCCACGTTGGGGAACTCGATGGAGTCCACCGGGCCGATGAGCTTCTTGGCGAAATCGTCCAGGCCGACCTTCACGGAGCCGTCCTGAGCCATGCTGGCCCAGCAATGGCCGCGGGAGATCAGCACCCCGCCCGGGATGGAGAACTCGCCGGCGCGGGCGCGCTGAGGCTCGGGCAGGTGGGTGATGTGGACCTGCGGCTGCAGCTGCTTGGCCAAGCGGTCCTGCCTCCGGATCAGGACCTTCTTCACGAAAGCCCGCAGCTCGTCCTCGGTGAAGGGCTTCTGCACATAATCCAGCGCGCCGTGCTTCATGCACTCCACCGCGGACTCCACGGTGGCGTAGCCGGTGATGATGACGACGTCGATGTCCGGGCGCATGTGCTTTACGGACTTGACGACCTCGACCCCGTCCAGCGCCGGCATGCGCAGGTCGGTGAAGACGAAATCGTAATGGTGGGTGCGGATGAGCCCCAGCGCCTCCTGGCCGGTCTCCACCGTGTCGACGCAGTAGCCGTCCAGCACCAGGATCTTGCGGAAGCTGTCCAGGATCACGGTCTCATCGTCCACGCAGAGGATGCGCGCCGCTGGGTCGGCGACCTCGGCGCGCTTGAGGGTCTTGGCCTCCCTCTGAAAATCGAGCTTGAGGCTCACGGCCAGGGCCGCCTCGCGCTCGCGCCGGATGCGCTGGTCGCGCAGCCTCTGGGCGGCCGACCGCACCGCCAGGTCGGCGAGCACGAACAGGATGACGGAAAGGAACAGGAACACGATCACCATGATGGGTCTCCTTCGGCATCGGGTCTGGTCATAGTCGCTCCGGACTGCACGAGCTCAGGCTCTTGAGGTCGTACTCCAGGTCCGCGGGCAGGACGCGGTAGAGCCAGCCCGCGAAGTACGGGTCCTTCTCCACCGCCGCAGGGTCCGCGGCCAGACGCTCGTTGCGCTCCACGACCCTGCCGCTGGCCGGGCAGAGCAGGCCGTGGCGCGCGCCGCCCTCGGAGACGAACGCGGCGCAGGGGGCGCCCTGGATGACTTCGCCGCCGGCCGGCGCCAGCTCCACCGCGCTCACTCCCTCCAGGGTCTTCAAGAAAGCATCTCCCGCGCCTATCAGGACGCTGCCCTCCGGCTCGGTCTTGAGCCAGCTGATGGTGCCCAGGCGGAAATATCCCGACGGGCACGGCGCCCAGCCCGTTTTTTGAAGCTTACTATATTTCAGTCCGCGCCGGACCACCGACGTCAGCTCGTCTTCGGTGAAAGGCTTGGGAAGGAAGTCGATGGCGCCCGCCGCCAGGGAGCGCACGGCGTTGTCCACCGTGGAATACCCCGTGACCATGACCACGGGGGTGCGCAGCCCCCGCCGCGCCGCTTCGGCGAGGAAGGCGAACCCGTCGAGGTCCGCCATCATGATGTCGCAGACGACGAGGCGGTAGGAGCGCTGCCGCAGGCGCTCCAGGCCCGCCGCCCCGCGGGCCGCGACGTCCACGGTCAGACCCTCGGCCGCGCAGATCTTGGCGACCGCCTGTCCGACCACGGGCTCGTCGTCGACGACCAGCACGTCGCGCTCCCGGCTCATGGCTTGACCGGGATGCGCAGCACGAAGGTGGTCCCGGCGCCGGGAGCGCTCTCCACGGCGATGGTCCCGTTGTGGTTGTCCATGATGCCCCAGACCACCGCCAGGCCCAGCCCGGTGCCCTTCTGCCCTTTGGTCGAATAGAAGGGCTCGAAGATCTTCTCCCGCACCTCCTGGGGCATGCCGCAGCCGTCGTCGCGGACCTTGAGCTCCACGAACTCCTTGCGGTCCATGCCGTCGACCTCCTCCCAGCGCTGCCAGCCGCAGCCCGGCCGCGTGCAGCCTTCCACGAGGCCCCGGGCCGGGACCTCGAAAACGTAGACCGCGGACCCGCACTCGGGGCAGACCTTCTTGTCGACGAGCAAAGAGACCGAGCACTCCGGGCACACGAACCGGGCCCCTGGGGCTCCGGCGGCGGCGACGGCGTGATGGTGCCCGCCCATGCCGTACATCGGGTTGAGGTAGAGGAACCCCTCGGCCTTATCGGAACGCACCCGGATGCGCACCGTGGGCCTGCCGTCGATGCGGACCTCCTCGTCCATGAGGCTGTGCCGCTTGGGGCAGACCGCCTTCTTGATCTGGGTGATGCCGATGGGGGAGAGGCTGAGCGCGGAGGAGGAGACGGTGATGGTCCCGCCCTTCGGCCCGATGGCGTCCGCGGCGTTGACGAAGAGGTTGATGAAGACCTGCTGCATCTGGTTGGCGTCCACGGTCACCTTGGGCATGTCCGGCGCCAGCGACAAGACGAGCCGGACGGCGTTGAGCGCGAGCTGGCTCTCGATGACCGTGGCGGCGCGCCCCACGATCTCGTTGATGTCGGCCTCCCCCTTCTTGGGGACCGACTGCCGCGCGAAATCCAGGAGGCTCTTGACGATCTCCCGGCTGCGGATGGTCTCGCGCACGATGACCTTAAGGTCCTCCTGCAGTTCCGGCTGGTCCTTGGTGCGCTTGAGCAGGAAGCTGCTGTAGGTGAGCACGCCGGTGAGCGGGTTGTTGATCTCGTGAGCGACGCCGGCCGCCAGGCGCCCCAGCGAGGCCAGCTTGTCGGACTGGAAGAGCTGCAGGCGCGCCTCGGAGAGCTTGCGGGTCATGTTGTTGAAGGACTGCGCCAGCAGGCCCAGCTCGTCGTCGCCGCGCTCCCGGATGGA
Encoded here:
- a CDS encoding ATP-binding protein — protein: MIREKIGLKLTLAVCATALVTIGIFAEFNSRAHSSSLLAEVERHANQLSEAVKSSTEYDMRFNQRDRIYDTIRRLGSQESIQRIRVMNKAGEIIYSSDRAEIGKMVDKKAESCYRCHSADRPLERLDMKERTRVFRLRPDSARTLGIINPIYNAPSCWTAACHAHPRAQVVLGVLDVSMSLAAVDRDIRRGQLGILVFAVGAILALSLIVGLLVRRWVDAPVRELVEATRRVAGGDLECSIRERGDDELGLLAQSFNNMTRKLSEARLQLFQSDKLASLGRLAAGVAHEINNPLTGVLTYSSFLLKRTKDQPELQEDLKVIVRETIRSREIVKSLLDFARQSVPKKGEADINEIVGRAATVIESQLALNAVRLVLSLAPDMPKVTVDANQMQQVFINLFVNAADAIGPKGGTITVSSSALSLSPIGITQIKKAVCPKRHSLMDEEVRIDGRPTVRIRVRSDKAEGFLYLNPMYGMGGHHHAVAAAGAPGARFVCPECSVSLLVDKKVCPECGSAVYVFEVPARGLVEGCTRPGCGWQRWEEVDGMDRKEFVELKVRDDGCGMPQEVREKIFEPFYSTKGQKGTGLGLAVVWGIMDNHNGTIAVESAPGAGTTFVLRIPVKP